One Dictyoglomus turgidum DSM 6724 DNA window includes the following coding sequences:
- the ispG gene encoding flavodoxin-dependent (E)-4-hydroxy-3-methylbut-2-enyl-diphosphate synthase, producing MKRKITRVVKVGNIEIGGNNPIRVQTMTKTPTVDVKATVRQIRRLAKKGCEIVRVGVPDKESALALGKIKKESPIPIVADIHFDYRLALTALEQGVDKLRLNPGNIKNPKYVSIIAKEAKARGVPIRVGSNAGSLPKEILEKYGGLTSEALVESALNEVRLLEDNDFTDIVISVKASSVPLTVEAYRLLSEKVDYPLHIGITEAGTLFPGTIRSSVGLGILLYEGIGDTIRVSLSAPPDKEVEVAYEILDSLELRRKGLRVLACPMCARSHFPVQEVAKEIEKRFGDYPLNLVIAVMGCEVNGPGEAKWADIGITGSKERVIIFKKGKIIKETSFERIISELEEELTKIKEVNSN from the coding sequence ATGAAGAGAAAAATAACAAGAGTTGTAAAGGTTGGTAATATAGAGATAGGTGGTAATAATCCTATAAGGGTTCAGACTATGACTAAGACACCTACGGTGGATGTTAAAGCTACCGTAAGGCAAATAAGGAGACTTGCTAAAAAGGGTTGTGAGATTGTTAGGGTTGGAGTACCTGATAAAGAATCGGCTCTTGCACTGGGAAAGATAAAAAAGGAAAGTCCTATCCCTATTGTAGCTGACATACATTTTGATTACCGTCTTGCTCTGACAGCTTTAGAACAAGGGGTAGATAAGTTAAGACTGAATCCTGGTAACATTAAAAATCCCAAATATGTTTCTATTATTGCCAAAGAGGCAAAGGCTCGGGGGGTGCCTATAAGGGTTGGTAGTAATGCTGGATCCTTACCTAAGGAAATTCTGGAAAAATATGGTGGACTTACTTCAGAGGCATTAGTAGAAAGTGCTCTTAATGAAGTTAGGCTTTTAGAGGACAATGATTTTACGGATATTGTAATATCTGTAAAAGCCTCCTCTGTACCTTTAACAGTAGAAGCCTATAGGCTTTTATCAGAAAAGGTAGATTATCCTCTGCATATTGGTATAACGGAGGCAGGTACTTTATTTCCTGGAACTATAAGATCGTCGGTGGGCTTGGGCATCCTTCTTTATGAGGGTATAGGTGACACTATAAGGGTCTCTTTGTCTGCTCCTCCTGATAAAGAGGTTGAAGTTGCGTATGAAATTCTTGATAGCCTTGAGCTGAGAAGGAAGGGATTAAGGGTTTTGGCTTGTCCTATGTGTGCTCGGTCGCATTTTCCAGTTCAGGAGGTAGCAAAGGAAATTGAAAAAAGGTTTGGGGATTATCCTTTAAACTTGGTAATTGCTGTGATGGGCTGTGAAGTCAACGGTCCGGGAGAAGCCAAATGGGCTGATATTGGTATTACAGGATCTAAAGAAAGAGTTATAATTTTTAAGAAAGGGAAAATAATCAAAGAGACTAGTTTCGAGAGAATAATTTCCGAATTAGAAGAGGAACTAACTAAGATCAAGGAGGTGAACTCAAATTAG
- the rny gene encoding ribonuclease Y encodes MSTLIVAVLLFVIGIGMGYFVRKYIESKTVQLAEKRAEEIKKKAEEEAEEKRRRALLEAKEEIFKLRSEAEREIRERRNELINLERRILQREENLERKEEILANKEKEINHRLENIKKLEEEAIIELQKVAQMTKEEAKEILLRHVEDEIQKDIALRIKEAEARYKEIAEEKAREIIMEAIQRCAVDHTVESTVSVVSLPSEEMKGRIIGREGRNIRTFETLTGVDLIIDDTPEAVVLSSFDPVRREIARIALERLVKDGRIHPARIEEMVNKAKKEVENRIREEGERALIEVGIQNIHPDLVRTLGRLYYRTSYGQNVLQHSIEVAKIATIIAAELHMDVNLAKRAGLLHDIGKAIDYEVEGSHAVLGAELLKKYGEHPDVVHAVAAHHEEIPLIKPLDVIIQVADSISAVRPGARRESIEIYIKRLEKLEEIAMSFPGVEKAYAIQAGREVRVLVSPEEVDDLTATRLAYQIAKKIEKEMEYPGQIKVTVIRETRAVEYAK; translated from the coding sequence ATTAGCACTTTAATAGTAGCTGTGTTACTGTTCGTTATAGGTATAGGGATGGGATATTTTGTTAGAAAGTACATAGAAAGCAAAACTGTTCAACTTGCTGAAAAAAGAGCTGAGGAGATAAAAAAGAAAGCTGAGGAAGAGGCTGAGGAGAAGAGAAGAAGAGCTCTTCTTGAGGCAAAAGAAGAGATTTTTAAATTAAGAAGTGAAGCTGAGAGGGAGATAAGAGAGAGAAGAAATGAGCTTATAAATCTTGAGAGAAGGATTCTTCAAAGGGAGGAAAACTTAGAGAGGAAAGAGGAGATTCTTGCTAATAAAGAAAAAGAGATAAATCACAGACTTGAAAATATTAAAAAATTGGAAGAAGAAGCTATAATTGAGCTTCAAAAAGTGGCTCAAATGACCAAGGAAGAGGCTAAGGAAATATTATTAAGGCATGTAGAGGATGAGATTCAAAAAGATATTGCATTAAGGATAAAAGAGGCTGAAGCAAGATATAAAGAAATAGCTGAAGAAAAAGCGAGAGAGATAATAATGGAAGCAATACAAAGATGTGCGGTAGATCATACTGTGGAGTCTACAGTCTCTGTAGTGAGTTTGCCCAGTGAGGAGATGAAGGGAAGAATTATTGGAAGAGAGGGAAGAAATATTAGGACTTTTGAAACCTTAACTGGGGTTGACTTAATTATAGATGATACACCTGAGGCTGTAGTTCTTTCTTCCTTTGATCCTGTGAGAAGAGAAATAGCAAGGATTGCTTTGGAAAGGTTAGTAAAGGATGGTAGAATTCATCCTGCAAGGATCGAAGAAATGGTAAATAAAGCCAAGAAAGAAGTAGAGAATAGAATAAGAGAAGAGGGAGAAAGGGCATTGATAGAGGTTGGTATTCAGAATATTCATCCTGACCTAGTAAGAACCTTAGGAAGACTTTATTATAGAACCAGTTATGGGCAGAATGTTTTACAACATTCTATTGAGGTTGCTAAGATTGCAACAATAATTGCTGCTGAACTTCATATGGATGTAAATCTTGCTAAGAGGGCAGGACTTCTTCATGACATAGGAAAGGCAATTGATTATGAGGTAGAGGGATCTCATGCTGTATTGGGTGCTGAACTTTTAAAGAAATACGGGGAGCATCCTGATGTAGTACATGCTGTGGCAGCTCATCATGAAGAAATTCCATTAATTAAACCATTAGATGTTATAATACAGGTGGCTGATAGTATATCTGCAGTAAGGCCTGGAGCAAGAAGAGAAAGTATTGAGATATATATAAAGCGACTGGAAAAATTAGAGGAAATTGCTATGTCTTTTCCTGGAGTAGAGAAGGCGTACGCTATTCAAGCTGGAAGAGAGGTTAGAGTACTAGTGAGTCCAGAAGAAGTAGATGATCTTACAGCCACAAGGCTTGCTTATCAAATTGCAAAAAAGATTGAAAAAGAGATGGAGTATCCTGGGCAAATTAAAGTTACTGTGATTAGAGAAACAAGAGCTGTAGAGTACGCAAAATAG
- a CDS encoding TIGR00282 family metallophosphoesterase: MNILFLGDIVGRIGRRGVGLLLPQIKKEFNIDLVVANIENAASGFGITESVVKELFEYGIDVFTSGNHIWDKKEGIPLLDIYERILRPANYPLGVPGRGYLVLTHMDKKVGIINIQGRIFMEPIENPFYVVKNIVEEMKKDTKIIIVDVHAEATSEKIAMGYFLDGMVTAVVGTHTHVQTADERILPGGTGYITDLGMCGAYDSILGVEKEAVLKKFLLQIPQKFNVPEKGLFKMEGVIIEVEEESGKTKNIIRLQRRGEIK, translated from the coding sequence ATGAATATACTTTTCTTAGGAGATATAGTGGGAAGGATAGGCAGAAGAGGGGTTGGACTTCTTCTGCCTCAAATAAAGAAAGAGTTCAATATTGACCTTGTAGTTGCAAATATTGAAAATGCTGCCTCAGGGTTTGGTATAACTGAAAGTGTAGTAAAGGAGCTATTTGAATATGGTATTGATGTTTTTACCAGTGGCAACCATATTTGGGATAAAAAGGAAGGTATACCCTTATTGGATATATATGAGAGAATATTAAGGCCAGCTAATTATCCCTTAGGGGTTCCTGGAAGAGGATATTTGGTTTTAACACATATGGACAAAAAAGTGGGTATAATTAATATACAAGGTAGAATATTCATGGAGCCTATTGAAAATCCCTTCTATGTGGTTAAAAATATAGTTGAAGAAATGAAAAAAGATACTAAAATAATAATAGTGGATGTACATGCTGAAGCAACTTCAGAAAAAATAGCTATGGGTTATTTTTTAGATGGAATGGTAACAGCAGTGGTAGGTACACACACACATGTACAGACAGCTGATGAGAGAATTCTACCAGGGGGGACGGGTTATATAACAGACCTGGGGATGTGTGGGGCTTATGATTCGATTTTAGGGGTTGAAAAGGAGGCTGTTCTTAAAAAATTTCTTCTCCAAATACCTCAAAAATTTAATGTACCAGAGAAAGGACTTTTTAAAATGGAAGGGGTGATTATAGAGGTAGAAGAAGAAAGCGGAAAAACAAAAAATATTATAAGATTACAAAGGAGGGGAGAGATTAAATAA
- a CDS encoding stage V sporulation protein S → MVEVLKVSAKSNPNAVAGALAGVIREKGRAEIQVIGAGAVNQAVKAIAITRGYVAPSGIDLICIPAFTDVQIDGEERTAIRFIVEPR, encoded by the coding sequence ATGGTAGAGGTATTAAAAGTTTCAGCTAAATCTAATCCCAATGCAGTGGCAGGTGCATTAGCTGGTGTAATTCGTGAGAAAGGTCGCGCAGAAATTCAAGTAATAGGGGCTGGAGCTGTAAACCAAGCTGTTAAAGCAATAGCTATCACAAGAGGATATGTAGCTCCAAGTGGTATTGACTTGATTTGTATTCCAGCATTTACTGATGTACAGATTGATGGAGAAGAAAGAACAGCCATCCGTTTCATTGTAGAGCCCCGCTAA
- the rpmE gene encoding 50S ribosomal protein L31: protein MKKGIHPELKKAKIVCACGAVYETLSTKEYMTVEICSKCHPFFTGQRKFVDTEGRVERFTKKYNWEIK from the coding sequence ATGAAGAAAGGAATTCATCCTGAGTTAAAGAAAGCAAAAATTGTTTGTGCGTGTGGCGCGGTTTATGAGACTTTATCTACAAAAGAGTATATGACTGTAGAAATCTGCTCAAAATGTCATCCATTCTTTACAGGCCAAAGAAAGTTCGTAGATACCGAGGGAAGAGTAGAAAGATTTACTAAAAAATATAATTGGGAAATTAAGTAA